The Elaeis guineensis isolate ETL-2024a chromosome 13, EG11, whole genome shotgun sequence genome includes a region encoding these proteins:
- the LOC105056787 gene encoding F-box protein FBW2 isoform X2 — protein MEKMGECSEFRGWEELIPDALGLIFRNLSLQEILTVVPRVCKAWRRAVSGPYCWQEIDIEEWSQRCKPEHLDRMLQMLITRSCNSFRRLCVSGLPNDSIFSFIADHAVSLQTLELPRSEISDSIVEHVAPKLSNITFLDVSYCKKIGARALEAFGKHCKSLVGLRRRMHPLEVADKVCQDDEAQAIARTMPKLRHLEMAYHLLTTSGVLEILSRCKDLEYLDVRGCWDVKLDDKILKERHSSLKVLGPHIVDCYEKSFWDDDDTPSYSDSSLYSWDFMEDGIDVYEGESDDDNVWDDEQGLEGLEVRFYGGGLNFEFAGFDWPPSP, from the exons ATGGAGAAGATGGGGGAATGCAGTGAATTCAGGGGGTGGGAGGAGCTGATTCCTGACGCCTTGGGCTTGATATTTCGGAACCTTTCGCTTCAGGAGATTCTCACCGTTGTCCCCAGGGTCTGCAAGGCTTGGCGCCGGGCGGTCTCTGGGCCTTACTGCTGGCAAGAGATCGACATCGAGGAATGGAGCCAGCGGTGCAAGCCGGAGCATTTGGATCGAATGCTGCAGATGCTTATAACCCGGAGCTGCAACTCCTTCCGCCGGCTCTGCGTCTCTGGACTGCCCAATGACTCCATCTTTTCCTTCATTGCAGATCA TGCTGTTTCCCTTCAGACCTTAGAGCTGCCGAGGAGTGAAATAAGTGACTCCATTGTTGAACATGTTGCACCGAAACTGTCAAACATCACTTTCTTGGATGTGAGCTACTGTAAAAAGATTGGTGCTCGTGCCCTTGAGGCCTTTGGCAAGCACTGCAAGTCCCTTGTTGGGCTCCGTCGGAGAATGCACCCACTGGAGGTGGCAGACAAGGTCTGCCAAGATGATGAGGCCCAGGCCATAGCTCGTACGATGCCCAAGCTCCGTCACCTCGAGATGGCCTACCACCTCCTCACAACATCCGGGGTCCTCGAGATCCTCTCACGGTGCAAGGATCTCGAATACCTGGATGTGAGGGGCTGTTGGGATGTGAAGCTTGACGACAAGATCCTGAAGGAGAGGCATTCTAGTTTGAAGGTGCTGGGGCCTCATATCGTGGACTGCTACGAGAAGAGCTTCTGGGATGATGATGATACCCCCTCGTACTCGGATTCCTCTCTGTATTCATGGGATTTCATGGAGGATGGCATCGATGTCTATGAGGGGGAGAGCGATGATGATAATGTTTGGGATGATGAGCAAGGCCTGGAGGGGTTGGAAGTCAGGTTCTATGGTGGTGGGCTAAATTTTGAATTTGCTGGGTTTGATTGGCCTCCATCTCCATGA
- the LOC105056787 gene encoding F-box protein FBW2 isoform X1 produces MSLWFGSWAVAERRLSGVFGNFFGDIGWLFFSSMEKMGECSEFRGWEELIPDALGLIFRNLSLQEILTVVPRVCKAWRRAVSGPYCWQEIDIEEWSQRCKPEHLDRMLQMLITRSCNSFRRLCVSGLPNDSIFSFIADHAVSLQTLELPRSEISDSIVEHVAPKLSNITFLDVSYCKKIGARALEAFGKHCKSLVGLRRRMHPLEVADKVCQDDEAQAIARTMPKLRHLEMAYHLLTTSGVLEILSRCKDLEYLDVRGCWDVKLDDKILKERHSSLKVLGPHIVDCYEKSFWDDDDTPSYSDSSLYSWDFMEDGIDVYEGESDDDNVWDDEQGLEGLEVRFYGGGLNFEFAGFDWPPSP; encoded by the exons atgtctTTGTGGTTTGGGTCATGGGCAGTGGCTGAAAGAAGATTAAGCGGTGTTTTCGGCAATTTCTTTGG GGATATAGGGTGGCTCTTCTTTTCCTCCATGGAGAAGATGGGGGAATGCAGTGAATTCAGGGGGTGGGAGGAGCTGATTCCTGACGCCTTGGGCTTGATATTTCGGAACCTTTCGCTTCAGGAGATTCTCACCGTTGTCCCCAGGGTCTGCAAGGCTTGGCGCCGGGCGGTCTCTGGGCCTTACTGCTGGCAAGAGATCGACATCGAGGAATGGAGCCAGCGGTGCAAGCCGGAGCATTTGGATCGAATGCTGCAGATGCTTATAACCCGGAGCTGCAACTCCTTCCGCCGGCTCTGCGTCTCTGGACTGCCCAATGACTCCATCTTTTCCTTCATTGCAGATCA TGCTGTTTCCCTTCAGACCTTAGAGCTGCCGAGGAGTGAAATAAGTGACTCCATTGTTGAACATGTTGCACCGAAACTGTCAAACATCACTTTCTTGGATGTGAGCTACTGTAAAAAGATTGGTGCTCGTGCCCTTGAGGCCTTTGGCAAGCACTGCAAGTCCCTTGTTGGGCTCCGTCGGAGAATGCACCCACTGGAGGTGGCAGACAAGGTCTGCCAAGATGATGAGGCCCAGGCCATAGCTCGTACGATGCCCAAGCTCCGTCACCTCGAGATGGCCTACCACCTCCTCACAACATCCGGGGTCCTCGAGATCCTCTCACGGTGCAAGGATCTCGAATACCTGGATGTGAGGGGCTGTTGGGATGTGAAGCTTGACGACAAGATCCTGAAGGAGAGGCATTCTAGTTTGAAGGTGCTGGGGCCTCATATCGTGGACTGCTACGAGAAGAGCTTCTGGGATGATGATGATACCCCCTCGTACTCGGATTCCTCTCTGTATTCATGGGATTTCATGGAGGATGGCATCGATGTCTATGAGGGGGAGAGCGATGATGATAATGTTTGGGATGATGAGCAAGGCCTGGAGGGGTTGGAAGTCAGGTTCTATGGTGGTGGGCTAAATTTTGAATTTGCTGGGTTTGATTGGCCTCCATCTCCATGA